The window CAGGATTTGGGGCTTAAAAACCTTCCTGTTCATGTTTATCAAACATCACTGCAAAGACTCGCTGCATCAAACTCACCTGACAATTTAGTGGCACCGTTCGcgtagaatattttgatatttttcttcacGAAGCCGTGATTCGCCAGCATATTGAACATATTGACGAGATTACCGCGGTGTCTGGGCTGACCCGTCTGGCGGTTCCAGCCGCCCGAGATCAGCACCGCCTGGTCGCAGATTTCGAACATTCGGCAGCTGGTTTTGATCGTTTCCTGCGTCGTTTCGCAGCGTTTCGTGTTGTCCCGCAACGCGTTGCAGACGATACGCGCCGTTTCGTTTTTCGGTCTCAACTGCGGGCATCGTTTGAatccgatgacgtcatcgcggCAGTTCAGCCGCTGTCGTCTGCTGGCGTCGGACGACAGGTAGACGATCGGCAGGAAATTGATCTCGCATCGCCGGTGGAAATTTCGTCGTCGACGTCGCCTGGATAACGCGTTCTTACACCGTTTCTTCAGCGCCAAGGAGAGACATTCCCCGTTTCCTGCAAAATGTATTCAACATGACGATAAAAcatgtattatttatacagATATCACATTCTAACTGAATGTAGGCCTATGCTCCCTTGTAAAAATCCGCTGCTAGATATCCGGCCCCTAGTGAATATCCCCACCCCGGTAAATGTCGTGTCAACATGAATTTTTCAACACGTTTCTATACACATTAGCAATTATTCTTagttgaatataaaaaaaacgtGGATTCAATTTCTTATGAACACCATGACTTAAATTATGCGCATACGCAATTTTTAAATGATACGTATAAAATGGAGACCAGTCCTCTATGCGGGCGTAGGGAACGGTTGGTGGAAGACCAGTCCTCTATGCGGGCGTAGGGAGCGGTTGGTGGAAGACCAGTCCTCTATGCGGGCGTAGGGAGCGGTTGGTGGAAGACCAGTCCTCTATGCGGGCGTAGGGAGCGGTTGGTGGAAGACCACACACACGGTTTTGGTGCCATTGATGGGACGGGGTTGCTTAATAACAGCTAGATGGGTCAAATAGCTGGAAAGATTCGTTAAGATGTTAACCATGGTACAGGGGtcatcagttactgaaagATGATTTGCCCCTGTACCCTGGTTTACGCTTGACAACTATATAAGAAATCGCCCAGCAACTATTGACCCTGTACCGTGgtattgaatgaatgaattcattttgcaTTTCGAAATTAcattatgaaatagaaaaatctaCAGGGTTTCGTgtgaatgttttatttttgacaatatGGATGGAGTAAATCATAAAATCACAGGAGACCCAGAGAAGTCATTCAAGCCTTCCGGCAACTGATCGCTCTGTACCGTGATATTTAAAAAGGACCTTTCAGCAACTGGTGGTATTCAAAATATAGATAATAACATATTGAATAACTGATCCGAACTGTCTTGAGGTGACATATGAACATTATAACGAAAATGGAATgttaaaaatgtatatattacaAACAACTAGCATTTCTAGCATTCTGGTAAAATTACCACCAAATTATTCGGCGCAATAAACTAATTGCGCTTTATCAAATCTTTATTAACTGTACGTAGGATCTTAGATTAATCTTCAACATAACCCTTCTCATCAAAGCCTTGTTTATTACACGAAAGATCACAGGACCTCATCTGGGAAACAATTTTCATGGCATTTCGGCTCGGTGGCGATTATGCTTTGAAGTTCACTTCTGCGCATTGGATTAGTATTCGTCCTCTAATCGCGGAGCCGTTTCTGTTATAGATGTCACTAAATGTCTATAAATGTTTGAGAGGCTCGGCGCTATAGGtccaataaatatttataagcTGCCCCTGACTCGAGGCAGCGCATTTCGTGATAATTCGACTTGAAATGATTCGAATTATTGAGGAGcgaatttttctttcttttttcgcTGGGATTTCATAAACAAAAATTCCTAATTTGAGTAACGCGGCAACTATGGGACCACAAATTTTCGCTTGTCGCCCAGTGAGCCCCGAATGTTGGGAAGATAACCCAATGACATGCCCAGGTGCCCAGTTGCACAAGTCGtaacttaagtccaaaagcgGACTTGAATCTTGAGACCGATCTTTTAAGTTGTgcatataaaacaaaaatggtcttgactggtcttaagttgtaagattggctatagaaccaaaattagctTAAACCTGGTCTCAAGATGTTATATTggctataaaaccaaaatgagcttggaCTGGTTTAAATCTAAGCCTTGAATAGGCAACCGAATCCTAGTCCAGTCTAAGGTCCAAAAGGGCCCTTCTCTTGAAACTGAAAGTTATTGCATCGGCTGTATATTGCACAAAGTTcgtcttagaccggtcttaggTCTAAGCCCTGACTACGTAACCGAGTAACCGAAAAAAGTATCAGCGTTAAAAAGCTTTTAGGGTGAACGACCGGATCCCCGAACAGCCACTCGCATATGCGACTGAAATGATATCTTTCATCGAAAACAATTCACTAGCCGATACTCCATCGCGCTATTCCGAGCCGGCCCGATAAACCGACTGATAGACAAATTTACCACGAACAAAACTTATGGTCCCAACGCAGGGAAACACGGAATCAGAACCGTTCAATCTCGGAAACATCGTTTCCCGAAACTATGTTTTTCGTTTCTCGCACACGACTCGGGAAACGTGTTTCCGTTATCTGtttcagtgtttttttttgcgtCGTGAGCGCGAGGGCCTATATAGTCGAACCCATACAGCAAGAATCGAATGTTTTTTTCACCTCTCGGCGAATGCATCGCTAGTACAATAAAATAGCGGCATCGTTTGATGTTTAACGACATCAAAGACTCGTGGAAGCTCACGTGTTACCGCCTATACAATTACTCACTGATTAACGAATGGTCGTAATTCCGTGCGTGGACGGGGATGTTCAAGGCTAGTTGGGTTTTATTAAAAAATGCTATTGTTTCCCAGAAATCTCGGATAAGATCGCATATTTACGTCATCCAGGAATTTTcgaatttgtcaaaaaataGGCGTCCTTTCCACCGCGAAAAACTGCTCTTGACAAAATGCAGGAAAACCCTTATTTAGGCAGTTAATACCCAAACACCGACACACGTCCTATACATAGGCTATAACAAAAACTCTGTTAGGCGTTAGCAAAATGTTTGTCAATCTCAAAAGAAGGAATTTCGAAACTCTCGAAATTTCTTTCAAAAGATACCGAAGGGGACCTATTCCAAAAATTTATGGGGGGGGGCAACTGATTTTACCGTAATATCGTTAATAACATTTCGGGTACTTTGAAATAATCCAAAACCTCACAGGTGGGATGAGTGGTGGCATGGTGGTGCATGTGATGGAAGGTGGGATGGAAGGTGGGATGGGAGGTGGGATGGATGGTGGAATATGGATGGtgcatttgaaatgaaaatactcaCCTAAATAAGTACCACCCTCTACCGTACAGATCGACCAAGTTGTGTCCGTATCCAGATAAAAAACGATGGTCAAGTGTCCGAAATTCGCCGCCGGGAACGGATCGATGACCACTACCGAATCGTGTTTACCGGACTTGCTCAGCCCGCCGTCCGGCAGAACGGCCGAAAACCTGCCGCGACTGCTCGGTTCGGCTATGTAAACATTCATCTCGGACTTATCGCGAGATTTCACGAGTTTGCAATCTTTCACGGTCATTACGAACACCTCCTTGCAGTTTTGTTTGCCGACGAACTCGTAAGCGGCGTCGGCCCAGCGTTGGTGTCGTTTCTGGCCGAATCCTCTGCCgtttttattattgttttcGCTATTGCCGTCGTTGATATGGTTAttattgttgttattattgatcgttgtcTCCGAGTCGGCTGCTCGTCCACCGCCGCCTGGAATCACGCCGAACGCGAAAGCGAAACAAAAGAAGTAGCAGACGAACAAACCGCGAGAAATCGTTCGGTTCCGATCGCGTAACGCCATAGTTAGTTTTTGAACGGGAGTTTTTTGGAGTCGTTAAACGAACGCTTAAACAGCTTACTTATTCGAGCGAAGACAAGCACGACCAGACGCGACCGCTGTTCGTATCAAAATCGGAACCGATATTTTTCACACGATTTAGATGAtcttaaatgttttttttttttgtaatccGATACGCTGATTTCGATCGCGACGCGCACGGCAGCAGCTCCGGTAGATCGGTTAACGTCGATCGGTTGCGGTGTAGTTGAATGACAGGAATGCTCCGGACCGCGGCGGTTTTATAGACGAGAGCGGCCGCGCGAGTTTCGTTTTTACTTTTCGCACCTTCGCCGAATGGATGTAGATTATCGGGCTTTGTACGCGCACTTGAATCAAAGACGCCGCCGATGACAGCCATGTCGTAAAATACCGACTAATTGACGTTACAACGGCCCAGTCGAGCGAGCTGATTGGCCGCCCGAACCAACCAGTCAGAATCGAGATATTCGAGCCGTAGTGAATTTTGGAAGCAACAGTTTGAAAGTGACGTGGAAACCCGCATCAGATATGTATGCATCAGATCGCTTTTTGCTGATGATATTACATCTGAAATTCGTAGTTAattttcgattgaaaatgtctcggaTAAAGTTTTGAACACGTGTCTATGATATAGTTCTAATATCTACTCGTTGaagttcattttttcaataaaatatgtCTCGGGTAAAATTTTGAACACATGCGAAGTGTTGACGGTCGGTTTTTgatgaaagtgtgctgataatgTCCAGAATGTCTGATGTttgaagtttattttcaattaaaaatgtctcaggtgaagtactgaacacatgtgaagtgtgaacGATCAGtatttgaaagtgtgctgatacaATCTCCAGAATGTCTGATGTttgaagtttattttcaatttgaaatgtctcaggtgaagtgcTGAACACATGttaagtgtggatgatcagttttttaaattgcgctgataaaatgtctaatgtctgatgcttctagttcattttatcAAACATATTCCGAAAGAAGCCCTTGAACGCATGTTAAATGGTCGAGAAAGGCGATTAAGTTCCGAATTTCTAAATGGGTAGTTAAGTATTATGAATACGTAAGTTGTTTGTGCACGTGGTTCTTAACCGGAAGTATAGTATTCAATCGGCGCGAGTTATTGATTTATAGCGCACGATTTATTGTGGTACTCCGGGAATATAGTCAGCAGGAATGTGATCAAACGTCAGGTTTAAAACGTACTCGCGCGTTCTCTCGTAATGTTTGCACCGAATAACCCCGACGCTCAACGCAACTCTCCGTTCGCCGTGGTGTATATATACAACACGGTGCAAGAGATCGGCGCTGTTTTTGAGCTCAGGGCTGTGGTCAGACGTGGCCGAAAaggaaaaattcatttcgatatccataaaaaatataaaaaaaggAATCCTTTGATTTCGAAATGTTTTTTCccttttttcacattttctacCTAATCGGGAATTCATTTCACAAATTTTCGCCTGCACCTTACGAGGTGCATCGATTTCAACGGACGTTTGTTTGTAACTTTCAGATTTGAGATCTGGAAATTAGGTAGATTACAATTACATCCCTTTTAGGTAGATTTTCTGTCCGGGTCACGGCAAAATAGGAGAGTTTCTAATTGGAATCTGGAAATTCAAAGAATGTGGCCACTATAGACCGACAAAAATTCACAATATACGCATCATACTTATTCGTTGTGACCTTAAAATTGTTGTTGAAACAGGTTCGTTCTACGGACCAAAACGAAACCGTAAAACTGGCGAAATCTAACCCTGAATCAAGCGAGATTTCCAGGTCCGGGCCCGGGGTCTTGTGGGCCTTGAGCGAGACCTTCAAATATTTTGAGTTGCGCTTTTAGGTTTTTAGCGCTTTATCTCGCGGAATCTTACGAACCTCCAGGATAAAAACGAGTTTTCTATACTTGGAAATGTTGTACGATGTATAACATTGCATCAGTTCCGTATCCGCAACTTCGAATCTCCCTCATTCGCTAACGCGCCTCCAGCCTTTCGACGATCAGAAATGTACGCTAAATGGTCACCGAACCTTCGAAAGAAGTCCTTGAATCCAACGCCGATTCGTCGTGGATTGGTTTTCGTAGACAAGCGGTCTAATtgagttgaaaaataaaaacccacagttaagGACAATTTTAAGAGGATGTTGACGTTGCAACTCAAACGTTATGAGTTATTTTGAAAAGTGTTGCTTTCTCGTGAAAATGGCTCACCgcatttttttaaaagttGAAACGTTAAATTCCTCCCGCAGTTTGTCTTTGATTGTGGGTTGCGTTCTTCATTGGAAAAaggtttttatgaaaaatatacagACGATAAACAACGCGAGATGAGGACGAATTTCTAACCGAAATTCGCAAAAAACTGTTGCCGAATTTTCCTCTCGGAAAAACCTCGAAATCGAAAACGCATTTTTTTCCCgtagaaaatgaatatatactcATTTCGGTCTCTACGCCGAGGAACCCGACCGACGGAGACTGCTTTCATTTCTAAGAGAACCGCAAACCGCTATTTTTGAGTGAGAGTCGAGTTACTGTATATCGCTATTGAATTGAAACGTGAAAGCGGGCGACGTCAAGAGCCTCACAAATTGAAACACTCGAACCTGCATTGTTAAAAGTCAACGACGTGTTCAAATCGAACGGACACGTTTTGAAGtcaccgccgccgccgcggCCGGATACGAGCCGTTCATAAAGCAAAGCAAGAAGACCTGTCATTCATTTCTATGCATACTCTTCACAATTGTAATTCCCCAAAACGGGAAACGTATATCTGTCATTGGGGTGT is drawn from Tubulanus polymorphus chromosome 10, tnTubPoly1.2, whole genome shotgun sequence and contains these coding sequences:
- the LOC141912224 gene encoding uncharacterized protein LOC141912224; the protein is MALRDRNRTISRGLFVCYFFCFAFAFGVIPGGGGRAADSETTINNNNNNNHINDGNSENNNKNGRGFGQKRHQRWADAAYEFVGKQNCKEVFVMTVKDCKLVKSRDKSEMNVYIAEPSSRGRFSAVLPDGGLSKSGKHDSVVVIDPFPAANFGHLTIVFYLDTDTTWSICTVEGGTYLGNGECLSLALKKRCKNALSRRRRRRNFHRRCEINFLPIVYLSSDASRRQRLNCRDDVIGFKRCPQLRPKNETARIVCNALRDNTKRCETTQETIKTSCRMFEICDQAVLISGGWNRQTGQPRHRGNLVNMFNMLANHGFVKKNIKIFYANGATKLSAESDENLEIHPAAMKLAMRYHIKKMCVTPHCVDSLVIYLNNPGLSDGTSLLWDANSDGIMEEHERYSVEELLSDLDGCTARQVHLIADQSYSGEIARAFQKSTASHANVIVFASGSDNEYSWASDFTEHWASYDHTHSCTRNAHLASADKVRFSRPEVGESLLNHVNATIFGAPCDVTPRFSDKELRQQYLGCQNLPTALWFEKVVNAKKTDPSSQLSNIDS